One part of the Amphiprion ocellaris isolate individual 3 ecotype Okinawa chromosome 24, ASM2253959v1, whole genome shotgun sequence genome encodes these proteins:
- the LOC111586178 gene encoding beta-1,3-galactosyltransferase 1-like: MPSKVSCLYLLTVVCWASALWYLSVSRPSTSYVGQLNIPIRKTPKANKNATFSNIRTRSLNPHDFGYLINEAKKCEAEPPFLVILISTTHKEFDARQAIRETWGDESTFPDVRVVTLFLLGRSIDAVLNQMVEQESQIFHDIVVEDFIDSYHNLTLKTLMGMRWVATFCPKAQYVLKTDSDIFVNMENLIFNLLKPTTKPRRRYFTGYVINGGPIRDMRSKWYMPRDLYPESKYPPFCSGTGYVFSADVAELIYKTSLHTRLLHLEDVYVGVCLRKLGIHPFQNSGFNHWKMAYSLCRYRRVVTVHQISPEEMHRIWNDMTSKKHLKC, from the coding sequence ATGCCTTCTAAGGTCTCCTGCTTATACCTGCTGACAGTGGTTTGCTGGGCCAGCGCTCTGTGGTACCTGAGTGTGTCCCGCCCTTCCACTTCCTACGTGGGCCAGCTCAACATCCCCATACGCAAGACGCCCAAGGCCAACAAGAATGCCACCTTCAGCAACATCCGCACACGCTCTCTCAACCCGCACGACTTCGGCTACCTCATCAACGAGGCGAAGAAGTGCGAGGCGGAGCCCCCGTTCCTCGTCATCCTCATCAGCACCACCCACAAGGAGTTTGACGCCCGTCAGGCCATCAGAGAGACATGGGGAGACGAGAGCACGTTTCCAGATGTGCGTGTGGTCACGCTGTTCCTGCTGGGCCGCAGCATCGACGCCGTCCTCAACCAGATGGTGGAGCAGGAGAGTCAGATCTTTCATGACATCGTAGTGGAGGATTTCATCGACTCCTACCACAACCTGACGCTGAAGACGCTGATGGGCATGCGCTGGGTGGCCACCTTCTGCCCCAAGGCTCAGTACGTCCTCAAGACGGACAGCGACATCTTCGTCAACATGGAGAACCTCATCTTCAACCTCCTGAAGCCCACCACCAAGCCCAGGAGGAGGTACTTCACCGGCTACGTGATCAACGGCGGGCCGATCAGAGACATGCGCAGTAAATGGTACATGCCCAGAGATCTGTACCCGGAGAGCAAATACCCGCCCTTCTGCTCCGGCACCGGCTACGTCTTCTCAGCAGACGTGGCCGAGCTCATCTACAAGACGTCCCTCCACACCAGGCTGCTGCACCTGGAGGACGTGTACGTCGGCGTGTGCCTCCGGAAGCTGGGCATCCACCCCTTCCAGAACAGCGGCTTCAACCACTGGAAGATGGCCTACAGCCTCTGCCGCTACCGCCGGGTGGTGACCGTCCACCAGATCTCCCCCGAGGAGATGCACCGCATCTGGAACGACATGACCAGCAAGAAACACCTCAAATGTTAG